From the Octopus bimaculoides isolate UCB-OBI-ISO-001 chromosome 27, ASM119413v2, whole genome shotgun sequence genome, the window tgatgaagaggaggaggagggtgatgaggatggcggtgataatgatgaagatgtttATGCTGATTGTGGTCGTGATGGAGATCACCGTCATCGtcttggtgatgataatgatgatggctacTCACCAAAGGCTCAGTTTCACTGGAACAGGTCTACATGACGCTCAGCTGGAGAAACCAGTCGGTTATGGAAAGATCAGCCGACGAATATACGGTTGAGGGTAAATGACGAATGGGTGAATGTTTTAGAGAGGTAGCCAGATTGTGTGGTGGTGCGACACGCTGCGACAGAGTCACCATGACTCAAATATACCGTGTCACGGTGTCACAGCACATCacagatgaaatttgttgttaCTAACTGACatcttgaaatatatgtatgtgtatgtgcgagtgtgtctgtATAGCTGGGATTGTGTGTACGTAGACGTctacatatattgcatatgtgtgtgtgtattatacgtatgtgcatatatgtatatatacatacatgaatctagatacttgtatgtatatatatatatatatatatgcatagatacgcatgtttctatatacatctatgaatacatgtatgtaagatatatatatgcattgatgtgcatgtgtgtgtgtatacacatatatatgcatgcatatatatatatatatgtatgtatgtatatatatatatgtatatatatatattcatatgcaaataaatatatacatatagagagagggatatagatagatagatagatagatagatagttatagatatatgtatagatatatatatttatacacatatacatacatgtatttgtgtatggtaTGCGTGTACATCGATACACACGTATAAGTATGCCATCTTCAGTAAGACGACACTGTCTAGATGTATCAATCGaattgctgttttgttttgtttattttttgttctttgttgttgtttttttatatttatattctgaaagtacaaaagaaaaatatttatgcttttttttcccTCCCATTCCAAGTAACTTCACATTAGAGCAGGCTCTAGAGATTAATTCTTCGACATTATTATAAAGAATCGACTACAATGAATATAAATGTCTAGTTTACgacgttaacaacaacaacaacaacaataataataataatgatgataatgataattatttgcACAACAGCTCCTGGTTGATTCCTGCGTCCgtgagtatacataaatatatacatacatgcatacatacgtacgtacagacttatacgtatatgtatatgtgtatatgtgtgtgtgtgtgtgtgtgtttgtgtgtgtgtctatggatatgtatgtacatgaactGCTTTGTataacgcatgtatatatatatgcatgtatatttatatctctttatcttttctcTGGCTACGTTCACCATTCCTGAACTGACAGCTGATACGGAGAGTAATGGTCAAACCATATCACGTGATACTAGTAAAGATCTCAACAAATCAGAATCTGGTAAGTAATTTATACAAACatcattgtgcatgtatgtatgtatgtatgtatgtatgtatgtatgtatgtatgtgcgtgtggataaaaaaagaaatcagtaaaAGGATAAAGAACGTAATCCAAATGATACTCCAAGATAAAGTTCCAAGGTCGGATCCAAGCAGATGGAACTCCGAAAGATTTTTCAAGTTTTCCCtttatacaagaaatatattttgttaatgaaatacCCGTAAGAttttagtcatatatatgtgtgtgtgtgtgtatgcgtgtgtgtgtacatagctagatagatagatagagagagagagagagagagagagagagagaaaacgtatgtatgtgtaaacatatatgtatgtacgtccgtgtgtatgtatatatgggtatatatgtttgtatgtatgtcattatttagttttatttcaaggtttgtTACCAATAGAATacgaaccggtttctaacctagatcaaaggctccttcgttggaacttcaacattaacaacaggtttctttttaatatatttatgtatgtgaaggtggccagctgccagaaacgttagcgcgccggacgaaatgctgagcggtatttcgtctgccgttatgttctgagttcaaattccgccgaggtcgactttgcctttcatcctttaggagtcgattaaataagtaccagttacgcactgaggtcgatataatcgacttaatccctttatctatccttgtttgtcccctcaatgtttagccccttgtaggcaataaagaaataaaaaacgttagcacgccgggcgaaatgctgagcggcatttcgtctgtctttacgttctgagttcaaattccgccgaggtcaactttacccttcatcctttcggggttgatNNNNNNNNNNNNNNNNNNNNNNNNNNNNNNNNNNNNNNNNNNNNNNNNNNNNNNNNNNNNNNNNNNNNNNNNNNNNNNNNNNNNNNNNNNNNNNNNNNNNNNNNNNNNNNNNNNNNNNNNNNNNNNNNNNNNNNNNNNNNNNNNNNNNNNNNNNNNNNNNNNNNNNNNNNNNNNNNNNNNNNNNNNNNNNNNNNNNNNNNNNNNNNNNNNNNNNNNNNNNNNNNNNNNNNNNNNNNNNNNNNNNNNNNNNNNNNNNNNNNNNNNNNNNNNNNNNNNNNNNNNNNNNNNNNNNNNNNNNNNNNNNNNNNNNNNNNNNNNNNNNNNNNNNNNNNNNNNNNNNNNNNNNNNNNNNNNNNNNNNNNNNNNNNNNNNNNNNNNNNNNNNNNNNNNNNNNNNNNNNNNNNNNNNNNNNNNNNNNNNNNNNNNNNNNNNNNNNNNNNNNNNNNNNNNNNNNNNNNNNNNNNNNNNNNNNNNNNNNNNNNNNNNNNNNNNNNNNNNNNNNNNNNNNNNNNNNNNNNNNNNNNNNNNNNNNNNNNNNNNNNNNNNNNNNNNNNNNNNNNNNNNNNNNNNNNNNNNNNNNNNNNNNNNNNNNNNNNNNNNNNNNNNNNNNNNNNNNNNNNNNNNNNNNNNNNNNNNNNNNNNNNNNNNNNNNNNNNNNNNNNNNNNNNNNNNNNNNNNNNNNNNNNNNNNNNNNNNNNNNNNNNNNNNNNNNNNNNNNNNNNNNNNNNNNNNNNNNNNNNNNNNNNNNNNNNNNNNNNNNNNNNNNNNNNNNNNNNNNNtatatatatatatatatatatatatatgtatgtatgcatgtatgtatgtatgtatgtatgtatgtatgtatgaatgtgtatattatgtatgtataaaagaccCGTTGTTTTAGCTATACATTTGTCATGGGATCATGACGTTTCGTTTACGTCTGTAAAGTtctgtatttaatatttcatgtgtatatataaatatatatacatgatcgaTCGCTAGCCACTgaagctttttttattctctctctgtttattttctcatgttcctctctgttgaagagcgtaagctcgaaatgtaaaagactgtctcaccttcccgagcgttaaactaatgcacctgtttgttgtttacgcaCCTGTTttggtcttttgttttgtttttttttgtaaattccagttacacacgcacacacacacacacacacacacatacacacatatatatatatgttggtaatTTATGTTAAACTTGGATATTCATACTATtgcctatataaaaaaattatttacattataattaaaatgattatgattatcattattattattattattattattattattattattattattattattattattatcattattattattattattattgttgttcttgctactgTTTTTCTCCATTTCAGAAAACTTACTGTATCCTACATCTGGTCACAGTAATTCGGTAGAAGAAAGTTAGTGGCAACTATCACAGCACTCCGCAATCATCTTGCCGTAGCAGTAGTTGTGGTATTAGTGCTAGTAGAAGTAGTCACAATatgtgctgttgttattgttgttggtgttgctattattgttgctgttgtcggttTGAAGTGTTCGTAGTCACAGTNNNNNNNNNNNNNNNNNNNNNNNNNNNNNNNNNNNNNNNNNNNNNNNNNNNNNNNNNNNNNNNNNNNNNNNNNNNNNNNNNNNNNNNNNNNNNNNNNNNNNNNNNNNNNNNNNNNNNNNNNNNNNNNNNNNNNNNNNNNNNNNNNNNNNNNNNNNNNNNNNNNNNNNNNNNNNNNNNNNNNNNNNNNNNNNNNNNNNNNNNNNNNNNNNNNNNNNNNNNNNNNNNNNNNNNNNNNNNNNNNNNNNNNNNNNNNNNNNNNNNNNNNNNNNNNNNNNNNNNNNNNNNNNNNNNNNNNNNNNNNNNNNNNNNNNNNNNNNNNNNNNNNNNNNNNNNNNNNNNNNNNNNNNNNNNNNNNNNNNNNNNNNNNNNNNNNNNNNNNNNNNNNNNNNNNNNNNNNNNNNNNNNNNNNNNNNNNNNNNNNNNNNNNNNNNNNNNNNNNNNNNNNNNNNNNNNNNNNNNNNNNNNNNNNNNNNNNNNNNNNNNNNNNNNNNNNNNNNNNNNNNNNNNNNNNNNNNNNNNNNNNNNNNNNNNNNNNNNNNNNNNNNNNNNNNNNNNNNNNNNNNNNNNNNNNNNNNNNNNNNNNNNNNNNNNNNNNNNNNNNNNNNNNNNNNNNNNNNNNNNNNNNNNNNNNNNNNNNNNNNNNNNNNNNNNNNNNNNNNNNNNNNNNNNNNNNNNNNNNNNNNNNNNNNNNNNNNNNNNNNNNNNNNNNNNNNNNNNNNNNNNNNNNNNNNNNNNNNNNNNNNNNNNNNNNNNNNNNNNNNNNNNNNNNNNNNNNNNNNNNNNNNNNNNNNNNNNNNNNNNNNNNNNNNNNNNNNNNNNNNNNNNNNNNNNNNNNNNNNNNNNNNNNNNNNNNNNNNNNNNNNNNNNNNNNNNNNNNNNNNNNNNNNNNNNNNNNNNNNNNNNNNNNNNNNNNNNNNNNNNNNNNNNNNNNNNNNNNNNNNNNNNNNNNNNNNNNNNNNNNNNNNNNNNNNNNNNNNNNNNNNNNNNNNNNNNNNNNNNNNNNNNNNNNNNNNNNNNNNNNNNNNNNNNNNNNNNNNNNNNNNNNNNNNNNNNNNNNNNNNNNNNNNNNNNNNNNNNNNNNNNNNNNNNNNNNNNNNNNNNNNNNNNNNNNNNNNNNNNNNNNNNNNNNNNNNNNNNNNNNNNNNNNNNNNNNNNNNNNNNNNNNNNNNNNNNNNNNNNNNNNNNNNNNNNNNNNNNNNNNNNNNNNNNNNNNNNNNNNNNNNNNNNNNNNNNNNNNNNNNNNNNNNNNNNNNNNNNNNNNNNNNNNNNNNNNNNNNNNNNNNNNNNNNNNNNNNNNNNNNNNNNNNNNNNNNNNNNNNNNNNNNNNNNNNNNNNNNNNNNNNNNNNNNNNNNNNNNNNNNNNNNNNNNNNNNNNNNNNNNNNNNNNNNNNNNNNNNNNNNNNNNNNNNNNNNNNNNNNNNNNNNNNNNNNNNNNNNNNNNNNNNNNNNNNNNNNNNNNNNNNNNNNNNNNNNNNNNNNNNNNNNNNNNNNNNNNNNNNNNNNNNNNNNNNNNNNNNNNNNNNNNNNNNNNNNNNNNNNNNNNNNNNNNNNNNNNNNNNNNNNNNNNNNNNNNNNNNNNNNNNNNNNNNNNNNNNNNNNNNNNNNNNNNNNNNNNNNNNNNNNNNNNNNNNNNNNNNNNNNNNNNNNNNNNNNNNNNNNNNNNNNNNNNNNNNNNNNNNNNNNNNNNNNNNNNNNNNNNNNNNNNNNNNNNNNNNNNNNNNNNNNNNNNNNNNNNNNNNNNNNNNNNNNNNNNNNNNNNNNNNNNNNNNNNNNNNNNNNNNNNNNNNNNNNNNNNNNNNNNNNNNNNNNNNNNNNNNNNNNNNNNNNNNNNNNNNNNNNNNNNNNNNNNNNNNNNNNNNNNNNNNNNNNNNNNNNNNNNNNNNNNNNNNNNNNNNNNNNNNNNNNNNNNNNNNNNNNNNNNNNNNNNNNNNNNNNNNNNNNNNNNNNNNNNNNNNNNNNNNNNNNNNNNNNNNNNNNNNNNNNNNNNNNNNNNNNNNNNNNNNNNNNNNNNNNNNNNNNNNNNNNNNNNNNNNNNNNNNNNNNNNNNNNNNNNNNNNNNNNNNNNNNNNNNNNNNtatatatatatatatatatatatgtatatatattatacatataaatacatatctatattatatataaaaatatattatacatgttatatatatttaaatatatgtgtgtgagtgtgtgtataaacatgtatgtgtgactatgtttgtgagcgaatatgtgtgcgtatatattttcttacattttcgtTCTTTGATTTGCTTTAGCGATCACACTTaatgccatgctggagcacccacgTATGTTCTTAACATTCAAACATAAAGACATCTGCAACAttcagtatattaatatatttaaaatattcatagtCATGGGGCAGAGTGAAACCTTAGGGAGAAAAATTTAGCTCCTGGtgtaaaagatatttttcaattaataaaaGTCGGTGTTTAAGGGAATGTGAGAGGAAATCCCGGTGATTCCGAATGCGACGAAGTCGGAAGATCCAggaatctatattttctttaatatataagtAGTTATGCAACGCTTTGGAAAATGACCAAACCAAGATCCACACTACAAGACACAAATGTTATCGATATAggttgatttaaaattttgggacaagaccagcaatttcagaggaaagGTTAAGTCGAATATATCAAtcccaatgtttaactggtacttattttatcggcctcagaatgtaaagacggacgaaatgccagtaagcaattttcccggcgtgctaacgattctgctagctcgccgccttagtgttatggataaattgattttaaattttctggcaaggccagtaatttcagacgaggggttaagtcaatcacatcagcctcaatgttcagctggtacttattttatcgaccccggaaggggAATAAAAATCCAGATTGAGAGAGTGAGACAAGTAAATTGCACGGTACATATGTTTCTTAGTCAGCTAAAGCTCTTGATGTAACTGTTATACAATGAGCCATGCCCAACTTAACTAATCATCAGGGATGAAACGAAGGTTACATTGTCACTCGGAATTCCTAAATCAACTCCACCCGTGTTGAGtttaactacacacacgcacgcatatatatacgtgtatatgtatgtatacgtatatatgtgtgtgtgtgtgtgtataagtatatgtgtgtataagtatatatgtgtgtgtgtatgtatgtatataataaatatgaatatcacACACTTAGTGTATGCGTGTTGTTAAACGCTTGTAGTTGCGGTACCAGATTTGGAAATGCCCCTTTAAAGTCGTATagtgttttaaaaaaacacaGTATATTTCAAAACTAGATGAAACGAAACCTCCACAAAAGTGAACAAGAATGACAGATATTGATATTTCACAGTCCTCTCCGCCCACTAGTGTCGCACATTCACCCCGCTTTCGAAACGAACGAGAATTGCCTGATAGAACTATATACAACCAGCGTAAAATCCATTTACTGATGTGAAAAAGCGCTGCACAAGTAGAACAAAATTCAAATCTTAAGTCTAAAGAAGCTctgtaatgtaaacattatcaatgtcATATACTTAATGTGTGTACATTGTTAAATCCTGGTAGCTGAGGTATTATGTcttgtagagataactttaaatacGTAACACACGGCTCTTTAACGCCACGCTTCGTTTACgcattcatttactttttttattctttaacttgtttcagtcatttgactgcggccatgctggagcaccgcctgtagtcgagcaaatcgacctcaggacttattctttgtaagcctaatagttattctatcagagtcttttgccgaaccattaagttacggggacgtaaacacaccagcatcgttggtcaagcaatgttgcggggacagacacataaacacacacacacacacacacacacacacacacacacacatatatataNNNNNNNNNNacacacacacacacacacacacacacacatatatatatatatatatatatatatacgacgggcttctttcagtttccgtctaccaaatccactcacaaggctttggtcggcccgaggccatagtagaagacacttgcacaagatgtcatgcaatgggactgaacccggaaccatgtggttggtaaacaagcttcttaccacacatattcATGTTGTTAAACTGTTATGGTAAGAAAGCGGCGTGAATGAATTCGAACTCGGATCCTCAGATCTTGAACCCTTCTTTATTCACTCGGCCCTTTTCTCCCTGCAATGGTAATTGTAACTGTAATAGTTTCACTAATAGCACTAGTCACAGTATTAGTAGCTTTAGtactatattaatattgttattattattattattattattattattgttattattatcattattgtcattattgttattattattattattattattattattattattattattattattattattatcattattattattattgttatcattattattattattattattattattattatcattattattattattattattattattatcattattattattatcattattattattattaacaaggaTTGTTATAGTAGTTATGCTGGTGATGTCATTGGTAATGATGTTTGTGATGTCGATTGTCGTTAATTAATGACATTAACagcaattgtagtagtagtagtagtagtagtagtagtagcagcagcagcagcagcagtagtagtagtagtagtagtagtagtgctgttgttgctgttgttgcttcgtCTTTATTTCGTCGTTTTAATAATTTCAACGTTGACCTTGGTGTTCCATTCTCTCCCTCTACACATTAACTTTGACCTTTGACCTCAATGTAAAGAAACGCtaaatacatatgtctatatatacatatgtctatatacatatgtctatatatacatatgtctatatatacatatgtctatatatcagtGATGTAGGAGGGGCAGCCCTTTAGTTTGCCCCTCCTCCCCTGTACTGCCTACTACAGCAGACCCAACCATGCCGCCTCTATGAATGCATCACCCGTGGTGTACGACCACCTTCAACCAAACCCAGATACACGGATGATCTATTCCATAAAATAGCAATCAGTGGTATCCATGAATAGGTTATTCTGTTAATTTCAGTGAACGAACGAACGGTGgtgggtttgtttttgtttcttatttaggGGTTTAGAGTGACAAGACTGCGACAACGTCGAATTTACCTACCAGTCAGGGCCTCTGAATGCCACGTTTTAGCTTGAAGGGCCAGTGAAAGCCTAAATCCAAAGTAAACGATTAAAAagactttttttaaaaagagaagtACCTTTCTGTTGGGTCCGAATAGAAGCATTCCTCATCAAATTGTATAAAATACAGAACCCTGAATATTGAAACGAAAAAAGAACGGAACACTAAGACAACACAATCAATAACTAAAACCATGTTACAAATGTTTACATGTGAAacgtaaaaggaaaaaaacaaaccatTAAGGAAAAGTTTTACGATAAAACATTGGAAAAAGAAAGTTAAACAGTTCGCCATTCTGAAAACGAATTTCCTATCCTCAGTCGTgtctttttgcatttctttttgacTGATCCCTGTGTATTTCTGTccattttcatgttttaattttCACCGGTGAAGTTTTAATGTGGCCTTGTAATTCAACCAGAAGAcaccatatttcttttatttcattgcgTTCACCATTTGCTGTTTCGTTATGCGATGTAATAATATcgaaagaaaaatgttattgtCGTCTGTCTAACATGTCACGTGTTACGCAggctgatggcggtggtgttggtgttggaggggggggggacatatTGAAGATGAGCCTGTCGTGGCACTTTTTCCTCCTCAAGTTTTGATCtcacttttatcttttgttggtattcttttaaacatttttgtatgttttatttgaagtgctgttgttattgatacGTTGATTATATTATTTATGGAGAcgtcgatatatgtgtgtatgcatgtacgtacttgtattcacacatgtatgcaacatatacatacatataaacacatacacgcaagtacacacacatacgctcacacacacacacccacgcacacacacacatatataaacatatacttatatgtagcaaacgtacatatgtatatttacatataaatatatatatatacacacacatatgcatatttatatacatacacatgcttatatataNNNNNNNNNNNNNNNNNNNNNNNNNNNNNNNNNNNNNNNNNNNNNNNNNNNNNNNNNNNNNNNNNNNNNNNNNNNNNNNNNNNNNNNNNNNNNNNNNNNNNNNNNNNNNNNNNNNNNNNNNNNNNNNNNNNNNNNNNNNNNNNNNNNNNNNNNNNNNNNNNNNNNNNNNNNNNNNNNNNNNNNNNNNNNNNNNNNNNNNNNNNNNNNNNNNNNNNNNNNNNNNNNNNNNNNNNNNNNNNNNNNNNNNNNNNNNNNNNNNNNNNNNNNNNNNNNNNNNNNNNNNNNNNNNNNNNNNNNNNNNNNNNNNNcatacacatatccatagatacacacagtcacactcacacacacacacacacacacacacacacacacacacacaattcagatatagaataaatatattatttattgttttctaggTTTGCCATCACCAATATCGGACACATACGATGAAACTTCTGAAAGTAAGTATCGTCAACAACTTCTCCAGCCATAGCAATTGACAACAACTGTTCTGAACATCGGTATGATGTGAGAGATTATTTCtacaagaaatagaaaagagaTATTGTGAGTTTTATGTCTTGTCTGCAAATTTCTTAGTGATGCAAACTGATGACTTTAATGAAATGATTTCCTGTTAGCGACCAGCCTTCATCACTTTTCTCACTCATTTCTTGCATTCTGCAAATATAGAAGCATCCATTGTGTTGCGGAAGCATTATGTTCATGAAAATATTACCGTAATGTGGATTTCCCTAACGCGAAACGATTATACCTATTGAAGCCATTGGTTTCTATGTTATACGGAATCGATGGTAAAATGTGGTTTCTCATCCCGTGAGCACACGTTACATTAGGGCTTTCCAGGGTGTAACCGTTTCGTAATGCAGAGGTTGCCAGTTGATAAGGACTGTCGTCTGCGTGGTGTTTTTTTCTCTAAGACAGCTGTATCGAGGAAGTCCAACTTTAGTCCCCCACCCCACTAAATATATCTGGAAATATTAGACGTAATGAAGCCTTTCtagacaaaacaatgcacatgataacacttccaatcagttaagatcagaggccttgagagccactgcctggtactgcatcagggcattattatcattattattattgctgttgttatcattatcattattaatattatcattactattattattattattattattattattattatagctaaaAAGTGTCTCGATCCTATTGAAGAGGATGGAAATCAAGACGGTAAGCAACCATTTTCTAGTCTCGACtctgtaagtgtatgcatgttgtgtgtgtgtgtgcgcgcgcgtgcgtgcgtgcgtgtatatgtatttacgtattgtGAATCTGGGTCACTGTACAGATTGTCAATACAATCACTGTTGTAACTTCCTCGATACGCAAAATCTTTAAACAGTGTGGTCGATATCGGAGACACGTTGTTatcattttctaaaatatatataatNNNNNNNNNNNNNNNNNNNNNNNNNNNNNNNNNNNNNNNNNNNNNNNNNNNNNNNNNNNNNNNNNNNNNNNNNNNNNNNNNNNNNNNNNNNNNNNNNNNNNNNNNNNNNNNNNNNNNNNNNNNNNNNNNNNNNNNNNNNNNNNNNNNNNNNNNNNNNNNNNNNNNNNNNNNNNNNNNNNNNNNNNNNNNNNNNNNNNNNNNNNNNNNNNNNNNNNNNNNNNNNNNNNNNNNNNNNNNNNNNNNNNNNNNNNNNNNNNNNNNNNNNNNNNNNNNNNNNNNNNNNNNNNNNNNNNNNNNNNNNNNNNNNNNNNNNNNNNNNNNNNNNNNNNNNNN encodes:
- the LOC106868559 gene encoding uncharacterized protein LOC106868559 isoform X1; translated protein: MYIYMHVYLYLFIFSLATFTIPELTADTESNGQTISRDTSKDLNKSESENLLYPTSGHSNSVEESLPSPISDTYDETSETKKCLDPIEEDGNQDGRNNTKESQYSQMYEAPEAEEDDEKERGFNRGEAGDSPYTTTKINV